TGGCGGCTTTGCGGGTATGACAAGCCGACAGAATCAGCATCAAAACAACCAGCGGCAAATAAAATCTGACGGAAATATGCTTCATGCCGCTAAAATATAAGGCTGATAGCTTGTTAGATAGCAGATGTTTTGAACATATTAACATCCCCTTTTATTCCCCCGAAAAGGATAGACCTAAATCTCCTCCCCTTCGGGGAGGTCGGGAAGGGTATTATGACTTCAGCATCCGCTGTATCTCATCCAGCTTCATCATCGCTTCCACCGGTGTTAAGGTGTTTACGTCCAGGTTATTCAGCGTATCACGAATCTTCACCAGGATTGGGTCATCGATAGAAAACATCTGCAGCTGCAGAGCTTGCTTCTGCACTTTTTTCATGCTTTCTTTAATGCTCTCGCCACCAGTGCGTTCGTTTTCCAGTTTTTTGAGAATCTCATTAGCTCGGCTCAATACTTTTGACGGCATACCAGCCAGTTTAGCCACGTGGATACCAAAGCTATGCTCGCTTCCTCCTGGTACCAGCTTACGCAGGAAAATGATCTGATGGCCAACCTCTTTCACCGTTACATTAAAGTTTTTGATACGGTTAAAGCTGTTGCTCAACTCGTTCAACTCATGGTAGTGCGTAGCGAAAAGCGTTTTGGCTTTGTAATTAGGATGATTATGCAGATACTCGGCAATGGCCCAGGCAATAGAGATGCCATCATAAGTTGAGGTACCGCGACCAATCTCGTCCAGCAAAATCAAACTCCTGTCTGACAGGTTATTGAGGATACTGGCAGTCTCGTTCATCTCTACCATGAAGGTTGATTCGCCTGACGACAAATTGTCCGACGCACCTACCCTGGTAAAGATTTTATCTACCAAACCAATAGATGCCTCTTTGGCCGGTACAAAGCAACCCATCTGTGCCATCAACACAATCAGGCCGGTTTGGCGCAATAAAGCAGATTTACCCGCCATATTGGGACCCGTAATAATGATGATCTGCTGTGAATCAGAATCCAGGAAAACATCGTTAGTGATGTAATCCTCGCCCGGGGGCAGGTTTTTCTCAATCACCGGGTGGCGGCCGCCTTTAATATCTATCACCCGGCCATCATTAATTTGTGGCTTAACGTAATAGTTTTTAATGGAGATAGATGCAAAGTTGAGCAGCACATCCAGGCGTGCAATCAGCTGCGCATTGAGCTGGATGGGCTTGATGTATTCCGTAAGCGAATAAAGCAGATCATTATACAGGCGGGTTTCCAGCGCAAAGATCTTTTCTTCGGCACCGAGGATCTGCTCTTCGTATTCCTTCAGTTCAGGCGTGATATAACGCTCGGCATTTACCAGCGTTTGCTTACGAATCCAATCGGTAGGCACTTTATCCCGATGTGCGTGCGTAACCTCCAGGTAATAGCCAAATACGTTATTAAACGCCACTTTAAGTGATGGAATACCGGTAATCTCTGCCTCACGCTTCTGAATTTCAAGCAGATAGCCTTTACCACCGTAAGCAATCTTCCGCAAGCGATCCAACTCTTCGTTCACCCCATCGGCAATTACTCCGCCTTTAACAATCATAGCAGGCGGCTCTTCGCTTAGCTCTTTTTCTATCTTATCGCTGATGAAAGCGCAAGCATTCAGTTGATTACCTATTGTTTTCAGCGGCGCGTTTTCAGAACCATCGGCTAGTACTTTAATCGTCTCAATAGCCTTGAGAGATCGCTTCAACTGGCAAACCTCGCGCGGATTAGCCTTTTGCAGACCAATCTTTGAGATCAATCGCTCCAGATCACCAATCTGGCGGATGTGTTGTTGCAAATCCTCACGCAATTCATCATGGCCTATCAGGTATTCTACAACATCCAACCGATCATTAATCGGCTTTAACTCTTTCAGCGGCATCACAATCCAGCGGCGCAGCAAACGGGCGCCCATAGGCGAGCAGGTGTGATCGAGCACATCAACCAGTGTCAACGCATTCTCGTTAGCCGAGCCTACCAGTTCCAGGTTGCGGATACTGAAACGATCCAACCACAGGTGGCGGTCTTCCTCTATCCTGCTGATGGCCGATACGTGCTGCAGGTTGCGATGTTCAGTCTCGTTCAAATAATGCAGCGCCACGCCGGCAGCCACAATACCTAAATTCAACTTATCAATACCAAAGCCTTTGAGCGATTTTACGCCGAAATGCTTCAGCAGCGACTCCTGGGCATAATCGCCAGAGTACGGCCACTCATCCAGCATGTAGGTGTAGTAACGATCGCCAAAACGCTCTCTGAAATCGTGATTACGGCTCTTGGGGAAAATAATCTCATTCGGACTAAAGCCCTGCAGCAACTTGTCTATATAGTCGGGATTACCCTGTGCTGTAATAAACTCGCCGGTGGAAATATCAATTAAGGCAATACCAATGCTGTTCTTCTCAAAATAAAGCGAAGCCAGGTAGTTATTGCTCTTTTGCTGAAGGATGTTGTCGCTAACGGCTACGCCGGGCGTCACCAGTTCGGTAACGCCACGTTTTACGATGGTTTTGGTAGTTTTAGGATCTTCCAGCTGATCGCAAATGGCCACACGCTGACCCGCACGTACCAATTTAGGCAGATAAGTCTCCAGCGAGTGATGCGGAAAGCCTGCCAACTCAATGTGCGATGCCGAACCGTTGGCCCGTTTGGTTAAAACAATGCCCAATATCCCCGCTGCCTTTACGGCATCATCCCCAAAAGTTTCATAAAAATCGCCTACTCTAAACAGTAACAACGCACCCGGGTATTTACCCTTGATCTGGTTGTATTGCTGCATTAACGGCGTTTCTTTGATTTCTCCTTTAGCCAAACGTAACTCCTTCTGTTAAACCCGTAAAGTTAACTTATTGCGGTATGATTAAATGATTTGTGGAAAAGTTGAGGAGGTGTGGAAAGCTCTCTGATCTTCAACAAAAAAAGCCGCGCGGGGCGGCTTTCTCCAACAATTTAATATTGTTTATTATTTCTTAATCACCTTCGTGATATCGTTTCCAAATACAAACACCATCAGGGTAACCAGGATCACAAAACCAACCAACTGTGCACGTTCCAGGAACTTATCGCTCAGTGGTTTACCTTTAATCATCTCAATGATCAGGAATACGGCATGACCACCATCCAGCGCCGGGATAGGCAGCAGGTTCATCAACGCCAGCGCCATTGACAGCAGGCCTACCATGCTCCAGAATTTAACCCAGTTAACATGGCTACCAAACATACGTGCCATGGCAATAGGGCCGCTGATAGCCTTATTAGGTTTCACTTCGCCTTTAAGCATTTTGCCAATACCTTGAGCATTTACACTAAATAAATCCCAAGCCTTAGAAGCACCCACCGGCAGTGAACTGGTGAAGCCATATTTTTGGGTAATTTCTTTAATGCTATCGTGCCCCAGCACAATACCTGGCTTACCATCCATAAAACCCATAGTGGCGTTTTTATTTACGGCCGCACGTAGCGTCATGGTATCAGCTTTGCGTTTCACCAGCAAATCAACCTGCTGGTTTTTGTATTTCTGTATCTCCGTATGCAATACATCTAAAAACGGCACCGGCACTTTGTTTACTGCCAAAATGCTATCGCCATGTAACAGACCTGCTTGCGCGGCAAAACTGCCTGTCTTCACACTATCTACAAAAAATTTGCTGCGCGGAGTTACAAACTCTTCTATACCATAGTCAGAAATATCATTCAGAATTGTTGGCGGTACTTTTACAGTAGCCTCCTGGCCGTTGCGGTCAACGGTTAATACGGTATTGCCCAGCAGCACTTTAGAGCTAATCAGATCTTCAAATCTGGCAATTGGTTTGCCATTGGCTTCGGTAACCTTGTCGCCTGGTTGAAGGCCAATTTTCAGACCGATTTTGCCCGGAACAATGCCGTATTTTAGGCTGGTGTTTGGCACATAAGTTTCTCCATACTTAAGGGTAAGCATCCAAAAAATGAAAACCCCCAGAATGATGTTCACGGTCACACCGCCCAACATCACTATCAGACGCTGCCAGGCTGGTTTTGAACGAAACTCCCATGGCTGCGGCGGACCGGCCATTTGCTCGGTATCCATAGATTCATCTATCATGCCGGCAATTTTAACATAACCACCCAACGGCAGCCAGCCAATACCGTACTCTACTCCTTTATAATTAAATTTAACAAGGCTAAAATTCCAGGCATCGAAAAACAAATAGAATTTCTCCACCTTGATTCCGAAGGCGCGCGCTGCAAGAAAATGTCCCAGTTCATGCAGGAT
This region of Mucilaginibacter yixingensis genomic DNA includes:
- the mutS gene encoding DNA mismatch repair protein MutS, translating into MAKGEIKETPLMQQYNQIKGKYPGALLLFRVGDFYETFGDDAVKAAGILGIVLTKRANGSASHIELAGFPHHSLETYLPKLVRAGQRVAICDQLEDPKTTKTIVKRGVTELVTPGVAVSDNILQQKSNNYLASLYFEKNSIGIALIDISTGEFITAQGNPDYIDKLLQGFSPNEIIFPKSRNHDFRERFGDRYYTYMLDEWPYSGDYAQESLLKHFGVKSLKGFGIDKLNLGIVAAGVALHYLNETEHRNLQHVSAISRIEEDRHLWLDRFSIRNLELVGSANENALTLVDVLDHTCSPMGARLLRRWIVMPLKELKPINDRLDVVEYLIGHDELREDLQQHIRQIGDLERLISKIGLQKANPREVCQLKRSLKAIETIKVLADGSENAPLKTIGNQLNACAFISDKIEKELSEEPPAMIVKGGVIADGVNEELDRLRKIAYGGKGYLLEIQKREAEITGIPSLKVAFNNVFGYYLEVTHAHRDKVPTDWIRKQTLVNAERYITPELKEYEEQILGAEEKIFALETRLYNDLLYSLTEYIKPIQLNAQLIARLDVLLNFASISIKNYYVKPQINDGRVIDIKGGRHPVIEKNLPPGEDYITNDVFLDSDSQQIIIITGPNMAGKSALLRQTGLIVLMAQMGCFVPAKEASIGLVDKIFTRVGASDNLSSGESTFMVEMNETASILNNLSDRSLILLDEIGRGTSTYDGISIAWAIAEYLHNHPNYKAKTLFATHYHELNELSNSFNRIKNFNVTVKEVGHQIIFLRKLVPGGSEHSFGIHVAKLAGMPSKVLSRANEILKKLENERTGGESIKESMKKVQKQALQLQMFSIDDPILVKIRDTLNNLDVNTLTPVEAMMKLDEIQRMLKS
- the rseP gene encoding RIP metalloprotease RseP, which translates into the protein MDIVIMVGQLLLGLSILVILHELGHFLAARAFGIKVEKFYLFFDAWNFSLVKFNYKGVEYGIGWLPLGGYVKIAGMIDESMDTEQMAGPPQPWEFRSKPAWQRLIVMLGGVTVNIILGVFIFWMLTLKYGETYVPNTSLKYGIVPGKIGLKIGLQPGDKVTEANGKPIARFEDLISSKVLLGNTVLTVDRNGQEATVKVPPTILNDISDYGIEEFVTPRSKFFVDSVKTGSFAAQAGLLHGDSILAVNKVPVPFLDVLHTEIQKYKNQQVDLLVKRKADTMTLRAAVNKNATMGFMDGKPGIVLGHDSIKEITQKYGFTSSLPVGASKAWDLFSVNAQGIGKMLKGEVKPNKAISGPIAMARMFGSHVNWVKFWSMVGLLSMALALMNLLPIPALDGGHAVFLIIEMIKGKPLSDKFLERAQLVGFVILVTLMVFVFGNDITKVIKK